A single genomic interval of Candidatus Methylomirabilis sp. harbors:
- a CDS encoding cytochrome c, giving the protein MRTLARVLAGAAGLLVLGVSLAHGWPWSDDMDKQPSVRPQEAPLLPPPGTVPRQGQEPRMDRVRAGERLRNPVEPTPASLENGKRLFLVYCALCHGPDAKGGGPVAAKFVPPPDLTLELFRQRPDGFIYATIRDGGALMPAQGEALAPRERWDVVNYLRNLQRKGK; this is encoded by the coding sequence GTGAGGACGCTCGCGCGGGTCCTGGCCGGGGCCGCGGGGCTCCTGGTGCTCGGGGTGAGCCTCGCCCACGGCTGGCCGTGGAGCGACGATATGGACAAGCAGCCCTCAGTCCGGCCCCAGGAGGCGCCGCTGCTGCCGCCGCCGGGGACGGTCCCGAGGCAGGGCCAGGAGCCGCGGATGGACCGGGTGAGGGCCGGGGAGCGGCTGCGCAATCCGGTGGAGCCGACGCCGGCCTCCCTCGAGAACGGCAAGCGCCTCTTTCTCGTTTACTGCGCCCTCTGTCATGGGCCCGATGCCAAGGGCGGGGGGCCGGTCGCGGCGAAGTTTGTCCCCCCGCCCGACCTCACGCTGGAGCTGTTCCGGCAGCGGCCCGACGGGTTCATCTATGCCACGATCCGGGACGGCGGGGCCCTGATGCCGGCACAGGGCGAGGCCCTCGCGCCGCGCGAGCGGTGGGACGTGGTGAACTATCTTCGGAACTTGCAGCGGAAGGGAAAGTGA
- a CDS encoding cytochrome c3 family protein — protein sequence MRSGLAAAAVLLIALVGGGALALSLGPPSAPEQPVAFSHKLHAGDNRIACLYCHVHARTAAVAGIPSVQRCVGCHKITAAARPEVQKLAGYWERQEPIPWTKVTWLPDFVYFEHWPHVRAELECQTCHGAVETLERLPRLATLTMDTCVGCHRERAVSIDCVVCHR from the coding sequence ATGCGGAGCGGGCTAGCAGCGGCAGCGGTCCTCCTGATCGCCCTTGTCGGAGGGGGTGCCCTGGCCCTCTCGCTCGGCCCGCCGTCCGCCCCCGAACAGCCCGTCGCCTTCAGCCACAAACTCCACGCGGGAGACAACCGGATCGCCTGCCTGTACTGCCACGTCCACGCCCGGACCGCGGCGGTCGCCGGCATCCCGTCGGTCCAGCGCTGCGTGGGCTGTCACAAGATCACGGCGGCCGCTCGCCCCGAAGTGCAGAAGCTGGCCGGGTACTGGGAGCGCCAGGAGCCGATCCCCTGGACGAAGGTGACCTGGCTGCCCGACTTCGTCTACTTCGAGCACTGGCCCCACGTGCGGGCGGAGCTCGAGTGCCAGACCTGTCACGGCGCCGTCGAAACGTTGGAGCGCCTCCCGCGCCTCGCGACCCTGACCATGGACACCTGCGTGGGCTGCCACCGGGAGCGGGCCGTCAGCATCGACTGCGTCGTCTGCCACCGCTAG
- a CDS encoding DUF3341 domain-containing protein: MTRRPPGLVGTFLYLDSLLEAIALLRGAGHRDLAALSPVPHHAIDEALAKAPSPVRFFTLVGCVLGAITGLVLTIATSLHYPLITGGKPIVSIPPFLIIVFELTILFGGLLTLGGMLLNARLPRVHILPAYDPRFSEDRFGLWVRCEEKDFDAVSSLLRGAGAEDVHRAQR; the protein is encoded by the coding sequence GTGACCCGGCGTCCGCCAGGACTCGTGGGGACGTTTCTTTACCTGGACAGCCTGCTCGAGGCCATCGCGCTGTTGCGGGGCGCGGGGCACCGCGACCTGGCGGCCCTCTCGCCGGTCCCGCACCACGCCATTGACGAGGCGCTGGCCAAGGCGCCCAGTCCCGTGCGGTTCTTCACCCTCGTCGGCTGCGTGCTGGGAGCCATCACCGGCCTCGTCCTGACCATCGCCACCTCCCTCCATTACCCGCTCATCACCGGCGGGAAGCCCATCGTCTCGATCCCCCCGTTTCTCATCATCGTTTTCGAGCTGACGATCCTCTTCGGGGGCCTCCTCACGCTCGGGGGGATGCTCCTGAACGCCCGGTTGCCGCGCGTGCACATTCTCCCGGCCTACGATCCCCGCTTCTCGGAGGATCGGTTCGGCCTGTGGGTCCGCTGCGAGGAGAAGGATTTCGACGCGGTGAGCTCTCTGCTCCGGGGTGCGGGGGCAGAGGACGTGCACCGGGCGCAGAGGTAG
- a CDS encoding molybdopterin-dependent oxidoreductase produces MEINRRDFLKIVGIGGTAAGMVGCGAEPPETLVPYLIPPEEIAPGKATWYATVCRECPAGCGILAKTVDGRVIKVEGNPDHPVSQGGLCARGQASLQGLYNPDRFRQPLRRKADGTLEAIPWDEAEGLLTEHLAALKGRGDRISFVTPLLTGSLDRLIEAWLAAVGGRRLRYEAIAHEPLRTASRLAFGLEAIPYYDLEAARVVLSFGADFLETWLSPVEHARQFAAMRAYREGRMGRFAYIGPRLSLTGASADEWVAVRPGTEGLLALGMLHTILAERLAPRLPGGEEDALRRFAAPFPPEAVAERAGISGDKVRVLARAFARRRPSLALADGRGGSGTATCLAVHLLNYAVGNFGQTVRFGPTAAAGRASTYREMRDLLLAMEAGRISLLLLAGVNPLFTLPEGARFEEALRKVPLVVSFASFPDETATAAHLVLPDHTFLEAWGDDEPWDGVRSLQQPVMRPLYDTRALGDVLLSVARRSGRAKAFPWEDFAAYLREQWRDVHRRLRPAEDFETFWAAALQRGGLFTPAAARPVRLSPEAVRVRFEVPALPGEGEGFTLIPYPSAAFYDGRMANRPWLQELPDPLTQIVWDNWVEVHPEDARRLGVAEGDVLRLESPAGRVELPAHLSGGVRPGTVAVPVGQGHTVFGRYAAGRGANPIPLLSPEPEAVSGGLPWVATRVTARPTGRRHPLVSVAGSDRPHDREIVQSVSLAALQGGRLPGERPHLLQIYPEHPHPRHRWGMAIDLNACIGCGGCVVACYAENNIPIVGKEQVGRGREMSWIRIERVDEGGRDRPEHRFLPMLCQHCDSAPCEPVCPVYATYHNPDGLNVQVYNRCVGTKYCSNNCPYKVRRFNWFPAAWPEPLHLQLNPDVTVRTMGVMEKCTFCVQRIEGGKRAAKAEGRPVRDGEIVPACAQACPTRAIIFGDLKDEASEVSRRARDPRRYRVLEHLNTQPAITYLKKIVPGALEG; encoded by the coding sequence ATGGAGATCAACCGGCGGGACTTCCTCAAGATCGTCGGCATCGGCGGAACCGCGGCCGGCATGGTGGGCTGCGGCGCGGAGCCCCCCGAGACCCTCGTCCCCTACCTCATCCCGCCCGAGGAGATCGCGCCGGGGAAGGCCACCTGGTACGCGACCGTCTGCCGGGAATGCCCGGCGGGATGCGGGATCCTGGCGAAGACCGTCGACGGCCGCGTGATCAAGGTCGAGGGGAACCCGGACCATCCGGTGAGTCAGGGCGGCCTGTGCGCTCGGGGCCAGGCGAGTCTGCAGGGACTCTACAACCCCGATCGGTTCCGGCAGCCGCTCCGCCGGAAGGCAGACGGCACCCTGGAGGCGATCCCGTGGGACGAGGCGGAGGGGCTCCTGACGGAGCACCTCGCCGCGCTCAAGGGACGCGGGGACCGGATCTCCTTCGTGACCCCGCTCCTCACGGGGAGCCTCGACCGCCTCATCGAGGCCTGGCTCGCGGCGGTGGGCGGGCGGCGCCTCCGGTACGAGGCCATCGCCCACGAGCCGCTCCGCACCGCGAGCCGCCTCGCCTTCGGCCTCGAGGCGATCCCCTACTACGACCTCGAGGCCGCGCGGGTGGTCCTCTCGTTCGGCGCCGACTTCCTGGAGACCTGGCTCTCCCCCGTGGAGCACGCCCGCCAGTTCGCCGCCATGCGGGCCTACCGGGAGGGCCGGATGGGGCGGTTCGCCTACATCGGCCCCCGCCTCTCCCTCACGGGGGCCAGCGCCGACGAGTGGGTCGCCGTTCGCCCGGGGACGGAGGGCCTCCTCGCCCTCGGGATGCTCCACACGATCCTCGCCGAGCGCCTGGCACCTCGCCTCCCTGGCGGGGAAGAGGACGCGCTGCGGCGGTTCGCGGCCCCCTTCCCCCCGGAGGCGGTCGCGGAGCGGGCGGGCATCTCGGGGGATAAGGTCCGCGTGCTGGCCCGCGCCTTCGCGCGGCGGCGCCCGAGCCTGGCCCTGGCGGACGGCCGGGGTGGGAGCGGAACGGCGACCTGTCTGGCGGTTCACCTTCTCAATTACGCGGTCGGCAACTTCGGCCAGACGGTCCGCTTTGGGCCGACGGCTGCGGCGGGGCGGGCCTCCACCTACCGGGAGATGCGGGACCTCCTCCTGGCCATGGAGGCCGGGAGGATCTCCCTGCTCCTCCTGGCCGGGGTCAACCCCCTCTTCACCCTCCCGGAGGGGGCGCGCTTCGAGGAGGCGCTCCGGAAAGTCCCCTTGGTCGTGAGCTTCGCCTCCTTCCCCGATGAGACGGCGACCGCGGCCCACCTGGTCCTGCCGGACCATACCTTTCTCGAGGCCTGGGGCGACGACGAGCCCTGGGATGGCGTCCGCAGTCTCCAGCAGCCGGTCATGCGGCCCCTGTACGACACGCGGGCGCTAGGCGATGTCCTGCTGTCGGTGGCGAGGCGCTCCGGGAGGGCGAAGGCGTTCCCGTGGGAGGACTTCGCCGCGTACCTGCGAGAGCAGTGGCGGGACGTGCACCGGCGGCTGCGGCCCGCGGAGGACTTCGAGACCTTCTGGGCCGCCGCGCTGCAGCGGGGCGGGCTCTTCACTCCCGCGGCGGCGCGGCCCGTCCGGCTCAGCCCGGAGGCCGTCCGGGTCCGCTTCGAGGTTCCGGCCCTCCCGGGGGAGGGCGAGGGCTTCACCCTGATCCCCTACCCCTCCGCCGCCTTCTACGACGGGCGGATGGCGAACCGCCCCTGGCTTCAGGAGCTCCCGGACCCGCTCACCCAGATCGTCTGGGACAACTGGGTGGAGGTCCACCCCGAGGATGCCCGGCGCCTGGGGGTGGCGGAGGGGGATGTGCTCCGGCTCGAGTCCCCCGCCGGCCGAGTGGAGTTGCCGGCCCACCTCTCCGGCGGGGTGCGCCCCGGAACGGTCGCGGTCCCGGTCGGGCAGGGGCACACGGTCTTCGGGCGCTATGCGGCGGGCCGGGGCGCCAATCCGATCCCGCTGCTATCCCCCGAGCCCGAGGCGGTCTCGGGGGGTCTCCCCTGGGTCGCGACCCGGGTGACCGCGCGGCCGACGGGGAGGCGGCATCCCCTCGTCTCGGTGGCGGGGAGCGACAGGCCCCACGACCGCGAGATCGTCCAGAGCGTCTCCCTGGCCGCGCTCCAGGGCGGGCGGCTGCCGGGAGAGCGGCCGCACCTGCTCCAGATCTACCCCGAGCACCCCCATCCCCGGCACCGCTGGGGGATGGCCATCGACCTCAACGCGTGCATCGGCTGCGGCGGCTGCGTCGTGGCCTGCTACGCCGAGAACAACATCCCGATCGTGGGGAAGGAGCAGGTCGGCCGGGGGCGGGAGATGTCCTGGATCCGGATCGAGCGCGTGGACGAGGGGGGGCGGGACCGGCCCGAGCACCGCTTCCTCCCCATGCTCTGCCAGCACTGCGACAGCGCCCCCTGCGAGCCGGTCTGTCCGGTCTACGCCACCTACCACAACCCGGACGGCCTGAACGTCCAGGTCTACAACCGGTGCGTCGGCACCAAGTACTGCTCCAACAACTGTCCCTACAAGGTCCGCCGGTTCAACTGGTTCCCCGCGGCCTGGCCCGAGCCGCTCCATCTCCAGCTCAACCCGGACGTGACGGTCCGCACGATGGGCGTGATGGAGAAGTGCACCTTCTGCGTCCAGCGGATCGAGGGTGGCAAGCGGGCGGCCAAGGCGGAGGGGCGGCCGGTCCGGGACGGGGAGATCGTCCCCGCCTGCGCCCAGGCCTGCCCCACGCGGGCGATCATCTTCGGCGACCTGAAGGATGAGGCGAGCGAGGTCTCCAGGCGGGCCCGGGATCCGCGGCGGTATCGGGTCCTCGAGCACCTGAACACCCAGCCGGCCATCACCTACCTGAAGAAGATCGTCCCGGGGGCGCTGGAGGGCTAG
- a CDS encoding isoprenylcysteine carboxylmethyltransferase family protein → MHGEAIAYGYGFWSLVVVNAALFVLLALSFLAPVQRREWRSLGIFTAFVVALFTEMYGFPLTIYLLTAFLGSRYPALNPFSHASGHLWVTWLGGGAWMSVLIHFISNTLMGGGLLLMWAGWRRIHQGRGELVTDGVYAWVRHPQYAGLFLITVGMLVQWPTIVTVATWPVLLTVYSRLARREEREAEAQYGEAYRTYRERVPMFVPRLGPAAEPRWSER, encoded by the coding sequence ATGCACGGCGAAGCCATCGCCTACGGCTACGGCTTCTGGTCGCTGGTGGTTGTGAACGCAGCGCTCTTCGTCCTGTTGGCCCTGTCCTTCCTGGCGCCGGTCCAGCGGCGCGAGTGGCGCTCCCTGGGGATCTTCACCGCGTTCGTCGTGGCGCTGTTCACGGAGATGTACGGGTTCCCGCTCACCATCTACCTCCTGACCGCGTTCCTCGGGAGCCGCTACCCGGCGCTGAACCCCTTCTCGCACGCCTCGGGACACCTCTGGGTCACCTGGCTCGGGGGCGGGGCCTGGATGTCGGTTCTGATCCACTTCATCTCGAACACGCTCATGGGAGGTGGGCTGCTCCTCATGTGGGCCGGGTGGCGGAGGATCCACCAGGGCCGGGGGGAGCTTGTTACCGATGGCGTCTACGCCTGGGTGCGCCACCCCCAGTACGCCGGGTTGTTCCTGATCACGGTCGGCATGCTGGTGCAGTGGCCTACGATCGTCACTGTCGCGACGTGGCCGGTCCTGCTCACGGTCTACTCCCGCCTCGCGCGCCGCGAGGAGCGGGAGGCAGAAGCCCAGTACGGTGAGGCGTACCGGACGTATCGGGAACGGGTGCCGATGTTCGTCCCCCGCCTCGGGCCCGCGGCTGAACCCCGCTGGAGCGAGCGATGA
- a CDS encoding GNAT family N-acetyltransferase, translating into MTATGAGRRTYPASREADVVLRDGSTVHVRPIRPDDEERLLAFFRGLSRDSRALRFFSATSDYFLAAEAKREVAVDYVRTFGLVAMIGPEERIVGHALYVGKDGDRAEVAFAVADEYQGRGLGTILLGHLAEAAGANGVRIFEAEMIPENHRMLDVFRESGFPVEVRAGEGRLHATFPTSLTEEAREHFEQRDRIAAAGALRIFFAPRAVAVIGASRQRGTIGGELFHNLLRFGFAGPVYPVNPAAEVVQCVPAYPSVEAIPGPVDLAVIAVPAGRVFQAAEGCGRKGVRALVVISSGFAETGAEGRARQAELVRLCRATGMRLIGPNCLGIVNTDPAVRLNATFAPEAPPAGRVGFLSQSGALGLAIMEYARALGLGLSTFVSVGNKADISANDFLCYWEADPRTDVILLYLESFGNPRKFSRIARRVARVKPIVAVKSGRSPAGVRATSSHTGALLAASDVTADALFRQAGVIRTDTLEEMFDVASLLAHQPLPKGRRVGIITNAGGPAILCADACEGEGLEVPVLEEETQARLRRLLPPEASVGNPVDMIASATGEHYGETLRIVAADPSVDALIVIFIQPLTTRAEDAARAILDAMGALGGSKPVLTVFMSARGFPEVLQTAQLRVPSYAFPEAAAIALARAARYGEWRERPASAPPHLEGLRRDEAAALVAAALQRGEGWLTPDEVAGLLGCYGLPAVPQRVVGTPEEAGEAAREIGGKVALKAIAPGLVHKTDLGGVGLNLEGPEEVRRAAEGMGALLASKGHPLTGFLVQRMVPEGVEMLVGVVHDPQFGPVVACGAGGVLVELLRDVSVRLAPLTSEDASEMIRSLKTVSLLTGFRGAPPGDIQALEDALLRVSALADDLPQVAELDLNPIRIHPKGAAIVDARVRAKPFEVPPLFARDG; encoded by the coding sequence GTGACGGCGACAGGCGCTGGCCGCCGGACCTATCCCGCCTCCCGCGAGGCCGACGTGGTCCTCCGCGACGGCTCCACCGTCCACGTCCGGCCCATCCGCCCCGACGACGAGGAGCGCCTCCTGGCCTTCTTCCGCGGGCTGTCTCGGGATTCGCGGGCCCTCCGCTTCTTCTCCGCCACCAGCGACTACTTCCTCGCGGCGGAGGCGAAGCGGGAGGTCGCCGTGGACTACGTGCGCACCTTCGGGCTGGTCGCCATGATCGGCCCGGAGGAGCGGATCGTCGGCCATGCCCTCTACGTGGGAAAGGATGGGGATCGGGCCGAGGTGGCCTTTGCCGTCGCCGACGAGTACCAGGGGCGGGGACTGGGCACCATCCTCCTCGGTCACCTGGCCGAGGCCGCCGGGGCGAACGGGGTCCGGATCTTCGAGGCGGAGATGATCCCGGAGAACCACCGGATGCTCGATGTCTTCCGGGAATCCGGCTTCCCCGTCGAGGTCCGGGCCGGCGAGGGACGGCTGCACGCCACCTTCCCGACCTCCCTGACGGAGGAGGCGCGCGAGCACTTCGAGCAGCGCGACCGGATCGCCGCGGCGGGCGCGCTGAGGATCTTCTTCGCGCCCCGCGCCGTCGCGGTAATCGGGGCGTCGCGCCAGCGGGGGACGATCGGGGGCGAGCTCTTCCACAACCTCCTCCGCTTCGGTTTCGCGGGGCCCGTCTATCCGGTGAACCCCGCCGCGGAGGTCGTGCAGTGCGTGCCCGCGTATCCGAGCGTGGAGGCGATCCCGGGACCGGTGGACCTCGCGGTCATCGCGGTGCCGGCCGGTCGGGTCTTCCAGGCCGCGGAGGGGTGCGGGCGGAAGGGGGTCCGGGCGCTCGTGGTGATCTCCTCCGGCTTCGCGGAGACGGGGGCGGAAGGACGGGCGCGGCAGGCGGAACTGGTGCGGCTCTGCCGGGCGACCGGGATGCGCCTCATCGGGCCGAACTGCCTGGGGATCGTGAACACCGATCCCGCCGTCCGCCTCAACGCGACTTTTGCCCCGGAGGCGCCGCCGGCCGGCCGGGTCGGCTTCCTGTCCCAGAGCGGGGCCCTGGGGCTCGCGATCATGGAGTACGCCAGGGCGCTCGGCCTGGGGCTCTCCACCTTCGTCTCCGTCGGGAACAAGGCCGACATCTCTGCCAACGACTTCCTCTGCTACTGGGAGGCGGATCCCCGCACCGATGTGATCCTGCTCTACCTCGAATCCTTCGGCAACCCGCGGAAGTTCTCCCGGATCGCCCGGCGCGTGGCCCGGGTGAAGCCGATCGTCGCCGTCAAGAGCGGCCGCTCGCCGGCCGGGGTCCGGGCCACCTCCTCCCACACGGGCGCGCTGCTCGCAGCCTCCGACGTCACGGCGGACGCCCTGTTCCGGCAGGCCGGGGTGATCCGGACCGACACCCTGGAGGAGATGTTCGACGTGGCCTCTCTCCTCGCGCACCAGCCGCTGCCGAAGGGCCGCCGCGTCGGCATCATCACGAACGCGGGTGGGCCGGCGATCCTGTGCGCGGACGCCTGCGAGGGGGAGGGGCTGGAGGTCCCCGTCCTCGAGGAGGAGACCCAGGCCCGGCTCCGCCGCCTCCTGCCTCCGGAGGCGAGCGTGGGCAATCCCGTGGACATGATCGCCTCGGCGACGGGCGAGCACTACGGGGAGACGTTGCGCATCGTTGCTGCCGACCCGAGCGTGGACGCGCTCATCGTCATCTTCATCCAGCCGCTCACCACCCGGGCGGAGGACGCGGCCCGGGCGATCCTCGACGCGATGGGGGCGCTCGGGGGCAGCAAGCCGGTGCTGACCGTCTTCATGTCGGCGCGCGGGTTCCCGGAGGTCCTGCAGACGGCGCAGCTGCGCGTGCCGTCCTACGCCTTCCCCGAGGCGGCCGCCATCGCGTTAGCCCGCGCCGCCCGGTACGGCGAGTGGCGCGAGCGGCCCGCGAGCGCTCCGCCCCACCTGGAAGGCCTCCGGCGCGACGAGGCCGCGGCGCTCGTGGCGGCGGCGCTGCAGCGCGGAGAGGGGTGGCTCACGCCGGACGAGGTGGCCGGACTCCTTGGCTGCTACGGGCTCCCCGCGGTTCCCCAGCGCGTCGTGGGGACTCCCGAGGAGGCGGGGGAGGCGGCACGGGAGATCGGCGGGAAGGTGGCGCTGAAGGCCATCGCCCCCGGGCTCGTGCACAAGACCGACCTCGGAGGCGTCGGCCTCAACCTCGAGGGCCCGGAGGAGGTCCGGCGGGCTGCGGAGGGGATGGGGGCCCTTCTGGCCTCCAAGGGGCACCCGCTGACGGGCTTCCTGGTCCAGCGGATGGTCCCGGAAGGGGTGGAGATGCTCGTGGGGGTCGTCCACGATCCCCAGTTCGGTCCGGTGGTTGCCTGTGGCGCGGGGGGCGTCCTGGTCGAGCTCCTCCGGGACGTGTCGGTCCGCCTCGCCCCCCTCACGTCGGAGGATGCGTCGGAGATGATCCGGAGCCTGAAGACGGTCTCCCTCCTCACCGGGTTCCGGGGGGCGCCGCCGGGGGATATCCAGGCCCTGGAGGACGCGCTGCTCCGGGTGAGCGCGCTGGCCGATGATCTACCCCAGGTCGCCGAACTGGATTTGAACCCGATCCGGATCCACCCGAAGGGCGCCGCCATCGTGGATGCCCGGGTCCGGGCGAAGCCCTTCGAGGTCCCGCCGCTTTTCGCCAGGGACGGGTAG
- the nrfD gene encoding NrfD/PsrC family molybdoenzyme membrane anchor subunit has product MARLTYSQVDQDILRAMEAPGWRYYAVFLVNLLVLAWGIYAWRYTVERGLGVWGLNHPVMWAMDITNFVFWVGIAHSGTLISAVLYLFRVRWRASIYRTAEAVTVFALFTAGLFPLIHLGRPWFFYWLLPYPQVGGLWVNFRSPLVWDVFAVMTYMIISVLFFFTGLVPDLAVVRNRTTGWRRRIYGFLAQGWQGTDRQWRHYKAAYLFLAALATPLVISVHSVVSWDFAQSIVPGWHSTIFAPYFVAGAIHSGLAMVITLLIPLRRIFRLDAYLTQTHLENLAKLIILTGLIVGYAYVVESYIAWYSNNVPEWQRFLYQVTGEYAIPFWIMILFNSLVPLLFFVKRIRTSTPWLFGIAILINIGMWCERFVIIVTGLAHEYDPYSWGLFIPTWVDISITVGSFAWFFLWFLLFAKLLPVVSMVEVKEELPPPVRAAQGEA; this is encoded by the coding sequence GTGGCGCGACTCACCTACAGCCAGGTAGATCAGGACATCCTCCGGGCCATGGAGGCGCCCGGGTGGCGGTACTACGCCGTCTTCCTGGTGAACCTCCTGGTCCTGGCCTGGGGGATCTACGCCTGGCGGTACACGGTCGAGCGCGGCCTCGGAGTCTGGGGACTGAACCACCCGGTCATGTGGGCCATGGATATCACCAACTTCGTGTTCTGGGTGGGGATCGCCCACTCCGGGACCCTGATCTCGGCCGTCCTCTACCTCTTCCGGGTCCGGTGGCGGGCCAGCATCTACCGGACGGCCGAGGCGGTGACGGTCTTCGCGCTCTTCACCGCCGGCCTGTTCCCCCTGATCCACCTGGGGCGGCCCTGGTTCTTCTACTGGCTCCTGCCCTACCCCCAGGTGGGCGGCCTGTGGGTCAACTTCCGCTCGCCGCTCGTCTGGGACGTCTTCGCGGTGATGACCTACATGATCATCAGCGTCCTCTTCTTCTTCACCGGCCTGGTTCCCGACCTGGCCGTCGTCCGCAACCGGACCACGGGGTGGCGGCGCCGGATCTACGGCTTCCTCGCCCAGGGCTGGCAGGGGACCGACCGGCAGTGGCGCCACTACAAGGCGGCCTACCTGTTCCTGGCGGCGCTGGCGACGCCCCTGGTCATTTCGGTCCACAGCGTCGTCTCCTGGGACTTCGCCCAGTCCATCGTTCCCGGCTGGCACAGCACGATCTTCGCCCCGTACTTCGTCGCGGGGGCGATCCACTCGGGGCTGGCCATGGTGATCACCCTCCTGATCCCGCTCCGGCGGATCTTCCGCCTCGACGCCTATCTCACGCAGACCCATCTCGAGAACCTGGCCAAGCTCATCATCCTCACCGGCCTCATCGTGGGCTACGCCTACGTTGTCGAGTCCTACATCGCCTGGTACAGCAACAACGTTCCCGAGTGGCAGCGCTTCCTCTACCAGGTGACCGGCGAGTACGCGATTCCCTTCTGGATCATGATCCTGTTCAACTCGCTGGTCCCCCTCCTCTTCTTCGTCAAGCGCATCCGGACCAGCACCCCGTGGCTCTTCGGCATCGCGATTCTGATCAACATCGGGATGTGGTGCGAGCGGTTCGTGATCATCGTGACCGGGCTGGCCCACGAGTACGACCCGTACTCGTGGGGGCTGTTCATCCCCACCTGGGTGGATATCAGCATCACGGTGGGGAGCTTCGCCTGGTTTTTCCTCTGGTTCCTCCTCTTTGCCAAGCTCCTCCCCGTCGTCTCCATGGTGGAGGTGAAGGAGGAGTTGCCGCCGCCGGTGCGAGCCGCGCAGGGGGAGGCGTAG
- a CDS encoding cytochrome c produces the protein MRGARFVGCTVFLSVLILVLTPLRGFAQQKGDPKAGKQRYDLLCSSCHGPTGKGDGPAAAALSPRPRNHADGKYMNALKDQYLFDIIKGGGASVGKSPLMPPWSSQLKDQDIWNVIAYIRTLAVPPYKPTQ, from the coding sequence ATGAGAGGAGCCAGGTTCGTCGGGTGCACGGTCTTCCTGTCCGTCCTCATCCTGGTCCTGACGCCGCTCCGAGGCTTTGCCCAGCAGAAGGGTGATCCGAAGGCGGGGAAGCAGCGCTACGATCTCCTCTGCTCATCCTGCCACGGGCCCACCGGGAAGGGGGATGGCCCGGCCGCCGCCGCCCTCTCGCCCAGGCCCCGCAATCATGCCGACGGGAAGTACATGAATGCCCTGAAGGATCAATACCTGTTCGATATCATCAAGGGGGGCGGGGCCAGCGTGGGGAAGTCGCCCCTCATGCCCCCCTGGTCGAGCCAGTTGAAAGACCAGGACATCTGGAACGTCATCGCCTACATCCGGACCCTGGCCGTTCCTCCCTACAAGCCCACTCAATAG